Part of the Cuniculiplasma divulgatum genome, CTGTGAATATATCAATATGTTCACCTTCCTTAGCTTCATTATAACACATTTCTTCCATTACTGCTCTCTGTCTGGTCCCCCTTATTCTATAATCATCCATATCTGGATTTCTTTTTGAAATTATTGACCTAAATTCAGAAGAACTGGTCAGTATATTGTAAATATTTGATGTTTCATCCCTGTTTATATGGCTGAATAGAGAGTCATAGGTGATTATTCCAGATATTTTTCCGCTTGTTGCTATTTTATCAATCAATTCCAGAGGCGTTTTTACATCGAGTGGAATTGCACTCACTCCGTTTCTCCACAGTGCGAAATAAGAAAGTAACAGCTGATAGCTAGGTGGGAGAATTATGAGAACTCTCTGGCCTTTCTTCATTGGAAAATTTTCTATCATGGATGATGCCAGCGATTTTACCATGTCGCTAAACTGTCTATAACTCCACAAATTGTTTCCATAACCTGCTACAGGGTCGCTTTCAAAATTTTCTACTATGTAGTCAAGGATATCATCCACTGACCTTATCTCTTCAGGATCTATATCGCCCAATGACCTTGTATACAAATAATTATTAATAACTTTAGTCAATACTGTCATTTAACTTTGGAATTTAATTATTCATTACTGATAATGAAGTCATAATATTGTCGAAATGTCCTACCCATGCTTCCCAGTAGATCATATGTGTTAAACCAGTATGATCTTTCTTTTTCCACCCTCTCCCCGTTCTTTTTGTTTATAAAAGACCCAAGGACCGCTGCGTGAAATGGGTCCATGTTCCTTGCCATGAGTCCAGTACATAATCCTGCAAGTATGTCGCCTGTTCCGCCCATTGCCATTCTTGGGCTTCCTCCTTCGCTGATAACTGTTTTTTTGCCGTTTGTTATTATATCAGCGGGTCCCTTCAAGAGTATGGTGCAACCATACTTCACACTGAATTTTTCTGCGTTTTCCCTGTTGGCCTCAGTTCCTGTCAGGACCTCGAATTCATGGCTGTGAGGAGTGAACAGCATATTCTGATTTATCAGGTCTCTATGTTCCGCCATTATATGAATAGCGTCAGCGTCAAAAACTGCTTTCTTTCCACTTTTACATACTGCTAGAACGACCTTAACTGAATCCTCAGATATTCCCATCCCTGGACCTGTTAGTACTGCATTGCATTTTTCCAATTCATTTTTCATATTCAGTGAATTAAAAACTCCTACAATCTGATCCTCTAGTTTGATGGAAAATATTGTTGATGATGCCTTTGGTACCAGCATTGTTATGAGGTCTGGAAGTGCATTCTCTGCGGCTCTTGCTGTCATACAGCCTGCACCAGTGAATTTCCATCCTGCCATGATGAGAACTTTTCCGTTCTGCCCCTTGTGCCCATTTTTCTCGATTTTTGGGAAATATACCATGTCACCTGGACCAGCATAATTAATTTCCCTTTCATCTATACCTATATTTCTTACGTTGATTGATCCTGAATTTTTCTCGTTCATTCCCTCCTTTACATCTGTAAATGTAACCGTTGCATCAGGAAGAACGCTGTGGGATGTTCCCAGCCCTGATGGAACATCTATGGAAATAACTTCTGCCCTGCTTAGATTAATTTCCTCTATAATAGAACTATATGGTTCCTTGACTGGATCCCTTATTCCTGTTCCGAAAATGGCATCTACAATAATGTCAGACTCCGATATCATCTTCCTTATATCCCCTGTATTTGGATTTTTTATTATTCTATCATTACCGAATTTTTCCATAGCTCTTCTGGAAAGAGAGCTTACAGAACCATCGCTCCTTGTCATCACTATTAATTTTAGATTATTGTCAGAATCAAGATTGTGGGCAGTGATTATTCCATCTCCACCATTATTTCCACTGCCACTAATGACCAGTATATTTCGATTTTTTCCATATTTTTCTGTTATATATTCACTTACTGCTTTTCCAGCGTTCTCCATTAGAATAAAGAGATCACCGTGATTCCACTTGTAATTGAAATCTATTCTTTTTCCTTCAATGTTTTCCATCATGGCATAATGTAGCCCTTTCTTTTAGAAAAAACTTTATGTTTATTCACATGGGATCACCATGGAAGATAAAATCCAAACCAGTCTGGAGAGACTGAGGAAGGAACAGATTGAGTTTTTGTATATGCAGTTCACCGATATTCTGGGAAGAGTGAAAACACTTACTCTTCCGAAGAACAGGTTTGAAGATGCCCTTAATGAAGGGGTTGTCTTTGATGGCAGTTCAGTGGCTGGTTATGCACAGATAGAAGAATCTGATATGAGAGCTGTTCCTGATCTGGATACATATGCTGTGTATCCCTATAGCAGTCAGGGAAACGCAGCAAGGTACCTGTGCAATATCTATAATCCAGATGGTACAAGATTCCCTGGCGATCCGAGATATGTTCTGGAAAGAAATTTGAAGAAGGTCTGGGACAGGGGAATGGAGTTTTATGTTGGTCCAGAGTTTGAATTTTTCATTTTCAAGAAGAATGAACACGGTGATCCTATTCCTGAACCCAGTGACCACAGTGGGTACTTTGATCACACACCAAATGACAGGGCGGCTCAGGTGAGGCTGGAAATACTGACACAGCTAAGAGTCCTTGGATATGAACCAGAGGCGGCTCATCATGAGGTTTCCTTTGGCCAGCATGAAATAGACTTGAGATACTCAAATGCAATGCTAATGGCTGATAGAATTACTGTGTTAAAAAGTGTCATAAAAAATGCAGCAGAAAACCAGAACCTCTTTGCATCCTTTATGCCAAAACCGCTGAATGGCCTGAACGGATCCGGTATGCACATCCACCAGAGTCTAATGGGAAAAGATCAGAAAAAGAACTTCTTTTACGATGAGAAAGACAAATACGGATTGAGCAAACTTGCCAAGAATTACACTGCCGGTATATTAAAAAATATAAACCAGGGATCAGCCATACTTGCCTCCACCGTAAATTCATACAAAAGGCTTATACCTGGATATGAAGCCCCTGTTTATATTTCGTGGGCAAACAAAAACAGGTCAGCCCTCATAAGAGTTCCAGCAGGAGTCAATATGAGGAAAAGGATAGAACTAAGATGCCCGGATCCAGCAGGAAATCCATATTTACAATTTGCAACTGTGCTTGGAATGGGAATGGATGGAGTGGAGAATGAATATGAACTGCCGGAACCGACAGAGAAAGATATCTTCCATATGGATGCAGAAATGCGCAGGAAAGAAGGAATTGAGTCTATGCCTGAAAGTCTGGGTGAAGCTATTCACCATCTGAAAGGAAGCAAGCTAATGGAACAGATTCTTGGAAAACATGTCTATCACAACTATCTGACAGTAAAGCAGAAGGAATGGGATGCTTTCAGATCTCATGTGACAGAGTGGGAATTAAATAGATATCTAGGAACCCTGTGATTCAGCATCCTAAATTATAATTTTTAATTAATTGATGTTTAAATCAATCCATATTTATAAACAGTCGAAAGGGGTTCAACCACTTCCGATCTGGCATGGGAAAACATGCATGGTTCTTAAGAAAAAGTTATTAATGGTTTTTATATGCACATTGACTGAGTGATAGTTAATGGTAAATGTTAAAGAGGTTCCTGCTGACCTTTTGATTGAAAAGCTTACTGAGGAATTCAGTAAGAATGATAAGATTAAGGTCCCAGAGTGGGCAGAATTCCTTAAATCAGGTGTTCACAGAGAGAAGAGCTGGGTACAGGAAGACTGGTACTACAGAAGACTCGCATCAACACTGAGGAAAGTGTATGTGAGGGGAAATATAGGTATACAGAGACTTAGCGAAGAGTATGGCGGAAAAAAGGATGGCGGATCCAAGCCCTATCACCCCGCATCTGGCAGTAGAAGTATAGTGAGACATGTTCTCAACGAACTTCAAGACCTTGGATTACTGGTTAAAAAGGAAACGGGGAGATCCGTATCTCCAGTTGGAGAGGCAATGCTTCAGAAGGCATCAAAACAGGTAATGGAATCGCTTTCTGAGAAACAGGTAGAATTAAAGAAATATCTTTAGAGGCGTATAGGCATGGATTCAGACAGGGAGCTTGAAGAGTTAAGAAGGAAAAGAATGGAGGAGATGCAGAGAGCTCAGGGTCAGGAACAGGCCGAAGAAGAGCAAAAAAATGCCCAGGAAGCAGAAAGGGCCAGAAAGCAGCAGATATTGAGGCAGATTCTTGATATCGCAGCAAGAGAAAGGCTTGCTAATGTCAGGCTCGTAAGACCAGATGTGGCTGAAAACGTGGAGAATCAGCTTATTCAGTTGTATGGCATGGGGAGAATCAACAGAGTAATTTCAGATGATGAAATAAAGCAGATACTTGGACGGATGACAGAAACAAAGAGAGAAACACATATAGAGAGGAGATGAGGATGAGTAGGAATAAGGAAACAGGCAGAAAAATAAGATTAATGAGAAAGGTCAACCAGAACAGGAGAGTACCTGGTTGGGTAATAATGAGAACTGATAGAAAGGTAACCCAGAATCCATACAGGAGACACTGGAGAAGAAATAATCTGAAACTTTGAGGGAATGAAATGGCAGAAGATAGTGTTAATGATGAAATGCTTATGAATATCCCATTGAGAAAAGCCTTTGCCAGCTCCAAGAGGAGAAGGGCAGATACAGCTATTAAGGTAATTAGAGAGAATGTTGCAAAATTTACTAAATCAGATATTGAAAACGTTTGGATAGATAGCAAAATTAATGAAGAGATATGGAAGAGAGGAAGGTTCAAAATTCCAACCAGCATCCAGGTAAAGGTTCTAAAATTACAAAATGAAGAAATAGAAGTTTTGATGCCATAAATGATTAAGAAGCTTTCTCTCTTTGAGAACAATTATATTGGACTTTATCTACGCACCTGGGATGACATGGTTTTAGTACCATCATCTCTTGAAGATAGTGAAATAGAAGCCATACAGGAATCTCTTCAGGTTGATATCAGGAAGAGTCGCATGGATGATTCTGGAATGTATGGAATTTTTTCAGTTATGAATTCCAATGGGAT contains:
- a CDS encoding bifunctional ADP-dependent NAD(P)H-hydrate dehydratase/NAD(P)H-hydrate epimerase translates to MMENIEGKRIDFNYKWNHGDLFILMENAGKAVSEYITEKYGKNRNILVISGSGNNGGDGIITAHNLDSDNNLKLIVMTRSDGSVSSLSRRAMEKFGNDRIIKNPNTGDIRKMISESDIIVDAIFGTGIRDPVKEPYSSIIEEINLSRAEVISIDVPSGLGTSHSVLPDATVTFTDVKEGMNEKNSGSINVRNIGIDEREINYAGPGDMVYFPKIEKNGHKGQNGKVLIMAGWKFTGAGCMTARAAENALPDLITMLVPKASSTIFSIKLEDQIVGVFNSLNMKNELEKCNAVLTGPGMGISEDSVKVVLAVCKSGKKAVFDADAIHIMAEHRDLINQNMLFTPHSHEFEVLTGTEANRENAEKFSVKYGCTILLKGPADIITNGKKTVISEGGSPRMAMGGTGDILAGLCTGLMARNMDPFHAAVLGSFINKKNGERVEKERSYWFNTYDLLGSMGRTFRQYYDFIISNE
- the glnA gene encoding type I glutamate--ammonia ligase, whose translation is MEDKIQTSLERLRKEQIEFLYMQFTDILGRVKTLTLPKNRFEDALNEGVVFDGSSVAGYAQIEESDMRAVPDLDTYAVYPYSSQGNAARYLCNIYNPDGTRFPGDPRYVLERNLKKVWDRGMEFYVGPEFEFFIFKKNEHGDPIPEPSDHSGYFDHTPNDRAAQVRLEILTQLRVLGYEPEAAHHEVSFGQHEIDLRYSNAMLMADRITVLKSVIKNAAENQNLFASFMPKPLNGLNGSGMHIHQSLMGKDQKKNFFYDEKDKYGLSKLAKNYTAGILKNINQGSAILASTVNSYKRLIPGYEAPVYISWANKNRSALIRVPAGVNMRKRIELRCPDPAGNPYLQFATVLGMGMDGVENEYELPEPTEKDIFHMDAEMRRKEGIESMPESLGEAIHHLKGSKLMEQILGKHVYHNYLTVKQKEWDAFRSHVTEWELNRYLGTL
- a CDS encoding 30S ribosomal protein S19e, coding for MVNVKEVPADLLIEKLTEEFSKNDKIKVPEWAEFLKSGVHREKSWVQEDWYYRRLASTLRKVYVRGNIGIQRLSEEYGGKKDGGSKPYHPASGSRSIVRHVLNELQDLGLLVKKETGRSVSPVGEAMLQKASKQVMESLSEKQVELKKYL
- a CDS encoding DNA-binding protein, whose protein sequence is MDSDRELEELRRKRMEEMQRAQGQEQAEEEQKNAQEAERARKQQILRQILDIAARERLANVRLVRPDVAENVENQLIQLYGMGRINRVISDDEIKQILGRMTETKRETHIERR
- a CDS encoding 50S ribosomal protein L39e, whose translation is MSRNKETGRKIRLMRKVNQNRRVPGWVIMRTDRKVTQNPYRRHWRRNNLKL
- a CDS encoding 50S ribosomal protein L31e, with the protein product MAEDSVNDEMLMNIPLRKAFASSKRRRADTAIKVIRENVAKFTKSDIENVWIDSKINEEIWKRGRFKIPTSIQVKVLKLQNEEIEVLMP